The following are encoded in a window of Paenibacillus polymyxa genomic DNA:
- a CDS encoding serine hydrolase domain-containing protein — MKNKGICYLSAFLAALFLWNLLIASAWATDSITPDSLEKTVDDIMNTELEKLHIPGAAVVVTQENQILFSKGYGYADLERKVAFDPAKTIVRVGSLTKSFSASATMQLVEQNKLDLNEDVNSYLHSYKTTQYQNQPFNLHQLLTHTSGLDEALYDINSSTRAGVLPTEQYLSTYFQNQPPIRKPGIQYDYSNVAYGLIGNIVEQVSGQGLNDYLRTHLFQPMNMPSATLELPLNHPALAQSYQWKDGGYLKQPLSYINLPGAGALNVTPNEFSHYLITHLNQGKYEGKVVLQPHTVKVMHAQQFAVDARLDGVGYGFFRGHLETGVPMLWATGEIDDFISEMVLIPSQKIGIFVIINSADTDTLLHGKVIHAIAQMLPSEPQAVSQSLTRSSTQVKLSPEIEGVYQVDSNPVHGWGKWIRILGNITYTVRIQDDHKLIVKGKYPNENEATDKVFQAAGDGLFVEKGGQLKILLYQENGTWMMVAPDSKTMKQTTLWHCTWTLLVSYAAASLFFITTLLIWIVRYVIRDIRKTNNHISSNLAFIASLNTIFLGVQVIYGNNQIVYGYSAWYIWGICTLPLISALIAVWVLIVNGAKLITGERRTRAAGKILFAVLTLLHTVYLFYWNFLPIHYS; from the coding sequence ATGAAGAATAAAGGCATTTGCTACCTATCCGCATTTTTAGCAGCGTTGTTTCTCTGGAACCTGCTCATTGCTTCGGCATGGGCAACAGACAGCATAACACCTGATTCATTGGAAAAAACAGTGGACGATATCATGAATACAGAATTGGAAAAATTGCATATTCCGGGGGCTGCGGTCGTCGTGACCCAAGAAAACCAAATCCTTTTTAGTAAAGGCTATGGATATGCAGATCTGGAGCGGAAAGTGGCATTCGATCCAGCGAAGACCATTGTTCGTGTCGGCTCTCTAACCAAATCATTTAGTGCAAGCGCCACGATGCAGCTGGTTGAGCAAAACAAGCTTGATTTGAATGAAGACGTGAACAGCTATCTCCACAGCTATAAAACTACGCAATACCAAAATCAGCCTTTCAATTTGCATCAGCTTTTGACACATACCTCAGGATTGGATGAAGCGCTGTACGACATTAACAGCTCGACTCGGGCAGGCGTTTTGCCCACAGAGCAGTATCTCAGCACGTATTTTCAAAATCAGCCTCCCATCCGCAAACCTGGAATTCAGTATGATTACAGCAATGTCGCCTACGGTCTGATCGGTAATATCGTGGAGCAAGTAAGCGGTCAGGGACTGAACGATTACCTCCGTACACATCTGTTCCAGCCGATGAATATGCCCAGCGCGACGCTGGAATTGCCGTTAAATCATCCGGCACTGGCTCAATCGTATCAGTGGAAGGATGGAGGGTATTTGAAACAGCCTTTGTCATATATCAATCTGCCGGGAGCAGGAGCGTTGAACGTCACACCCAACGAGTTTTCCCATTACCTGATCACTCATTTAAACCAGGGCAAGTATGAGGGCAAAGTGGTGCTCCAGCCACATACAGTAAAAGTGATGCATGCGCAGCAATTTGCAGTCGATGCACGACTGGATGGCGTAGGCTACGGATTTTTCCGTGGTCATTTGGAGACGGGAGTACCTATGCTGTGGGCTACCGGGGAAATTGATGATTTTATTTCCGAAATGGTACTGATTCCGTCGCAAAAGATCGGTATTTTTGTGATCATTAATTCAGCTGACACGGACACCCTGCTTCATGGAAAAGTCATCCATGCGATAGCCCAAATGCTGCCCTCAGAGCCGCAGGCCGTTTCGCAGTCACTAACTCGTTCTTCCACCCAAGTGAAGCTTTCGCCAGAGATTGAGGGCGTATATCAGGTGGATTCTAATCCTGTTCATGGGTGGGGAAAATGGATTCGGATACTGGGAAACATTACATACACCGTGCGAATTCAAGATGATCATAAGTTAATTGTTAAAGGAAAATACCCAAATGAGAATGAAGCAACAGACAAAGTTTTTCAAGCAGCAGGCGATGGATTGTTTGTGGAAAAGGGGGGCCAACTTAAAATTTTGCTGTATCAGGAAAACGGTACGTGGATGATGGTTGCCCCGGATAGTAAGACCATGAAGCAGACGACACTTTGGCACTGTACCTGGACTCTGCTTGTCAGCTACGCTGCCGCCTCCTTATTTTTCATCACGACCTTGCTGATTTGGATCGTAAGATATGTGATCAGAGATATCCGTAAAACGAATAATCACATTTCGTCCAACCTTGCATTCATTGCGTCACTAAATACGATTTTTCTCGGGGTGCAGGTCATCTATGGTAACAATCAGATCGTGTATGGCTATTCCGCGTGGTATATCTGGGGAATTTGCACGCTGCCACTCATTTCAGCACTCATTGCCGTGTGGGTATTAATCGTGAATGGCGCAAAGCTGATTACAGGGGAAAGAAGAACCCGGGCTGCCGGGAAAATCCTATTTGCCGTACTCACATTGCTGCATACGGTGTATCTTTTTTATTGGAATTTCCTTCCTATTCATTATTCCTAA
- a CDS encoding endonuclease, whose product MGIFRRFTSRSFKYATAMVFTLSLYAGVAGSMQPARAEGPADPAPFIAAKVVNENAGKKVLFDNTHGQTAGAADWVIDGGFSDFGQALASNGYDVHELRQSTPITYNDLKNYDVFVTAEPNIPFKQSEQAAMEQYVKAGNSIFFIGDHYNADRNKNRWDGSESINGYRRGAWEDPAKGMSAEEKSSAAMQGVVSSDWLGSQFGVRFRYNALGDITANQIVEPAQAFNITAGVSNVAMHAGSTLAIIDPAKAKGIVYLPKTNQAWGNAVDQGVYNGGGIPEGPYAAVSKLGQGKAAFIGDSSPVEDATPKYLREETGTKKTTYDGFKEQDDAVLLVNIVDWLSKKEEYTSLTEVKSLQLDQPTALLPFEEPQTSTEPQAEPWSAPAAGYKWWDQRTFKAGSYDGSTASAQPVYSIVRQEQLPNAQPFQIRVTADQLAPNSTISGFSTGIYVAGGNQVAQIQNPDGSWPTSYGYSGTFSLESNGKGHAYKDLTVRIKPGTSGSANLRLRQNGSNLLTQSVMLADVPAQPLPEEGNTVPTRISVAEARSLPAGKVVTLEGVVTTEPGAFGGQAFYMQDESGGIYVYQNQSGFHQGDRVKLTASLALYNSELELTDPVAIEKTGEGQLPEAVQVTELSDANQGQLVELPTAMIRNVIDATPVGSFEFDAVSGEVSHHVRVDARTGLTRTSFPYQEGQQVKLKGISAIFKGNYQLKPRGLDDFSSQTGAALQEVELSMDQTTLNIGDTAATHLKGTLTDGSEADLSRASVQYISSHESVSLDTYGELKALKEGSAEITASVTLDGKTVVSNPVTVRVEKTAVGEVPGKPVLSHDNGQDTGLKDGNYNITMNLWWGTNGDELKLYENDKLIGTQSLQAASPGAQHAVIPVTGKTNGIYTYTAELINASGKTTSDPLTVEVTDASPSIPVLSHDNWDGDGTYTLTMNMWWGTNATKYNLYENGKLIDAQDFLSQSPQAQSAVTNIQNQKPGTYEYRAELVNASGEVSSQTISVEVKGH is encoded by the coding sequence ATGGGAATCTTTCGTCGTTTTACATCCCGTAGCTTCAAATACGCAACTGCTATGGTTTTCACTTTATCGTTGTACGCTGGTGTTGCGGGCAGCATGCAACCGGCACGGGCAGAAGGTCCGGCGGACCCAGCCCCCTTCATTGCAGCGAAAGTGGTCAATGAGAACGCTGGTAAAAAAGTGCTGTTTGATAATACACATGGACAGACAGCTGGCGCAGCAGATTGGGTGATTGATGGTGGATTTTCAGACTTCGGCCAAGCCCTCGCGAGTAATGGCTATGATGTACACGAGCTTCGCCAATCTACGCCTATTACTTACAATGATCTAAAGAATTATGATGTATTTGTTACGGCAGAGCCGAATATTCCTTTTAAACAGAGCGAACAGGCTGCAATGGAGCAGTATGTAAAAGCAGGCAATAGTATTTTTTTCATTGGAGATCATTATAACGCGGACCGCAACAAGAATCGCTGGGACGGATCGGAGAGCATTAATGGCTATCGTCGTGGTGCATGGGAAGACCCTGCGAAGGGAATGAGTGCGGAAGAAAAAAGCTCGGCAGCAATGCAGGGCGTAGTCAGCTCAGATTGGCTGGGCAGCCAGTTTGGTGTGCGCTTTCGCTACAATGCATTAGGCGATATCACGGCCAATCAGATTGTTGAGCCAGCGCAGGCGTTCAACATTACAGCTGGAGTGAGCAATGTCGCAATGCATGCAGGATCAACACTCGCAATTATCGACCCAGCGAAAGCCAAGGGAATCGTATATCTTCCTAAAACCAATCAGGCTTGGGGCAACGCGGTAGATCAGGGCGTTTATAACGGAGGCGGCATTCCGGAAGGACCTTATGCAGCTGTATCGAAATTAGGGCAAGGCAAAGCTGCTTTCATTGGGGACTCGTCTCCTGTCGAAGATGCAACGCCAAAATATTTGCGCGAAGAGACAGGAACCAAGAAGACAACGTATGACGGCTTTAAGGAGCAGGATGACGCTGTGTTACTGGTTAATATCGTAGACTGGTTGTCCAAGAAGGAGGAGTATACCAGCCTGACGGAAGTGAAAAGCTTACAGCTGGACCAGCCGACGGCATTACTGCCTTTTGAAGAGCCGCAGACTTCCACGGAACCACAAGCCGAGCCTTGGTCCGCTCCCGCAGCCGGCTACAAATGGTGGGATCAGCGAACATTCAAAGCAGGGTCCTATGACGGATCTACAGCCAGTGCGCAACCAGTGTACAGCATCGTTCGTCAAGAGCAGCTGCCCAATGCACAGCCTTTTCAAATTCGGGTTACTGCCGACCAACTGGCTCCTAACAGCACGATTAGCGGATTCAGCACAGGTATTTATGTTGCAGGCGGCAATCAAGTAGCCCAAATTCAAAATCCGGATGGAAGCTGGCCAACCTCTTACGGCTATAGCGGAACATTTAGCCTGGAGTCCAACGGCAAAGGTCATGCCTATAAGGACTTGACGGTGCGGATCAAGCCGGGAACCAGTGGTTCAGCTAATCTTAGACTGAGGCAAAACGGCAGCAATCTGCTGACCCAATCCGTCATGCTGGCTGATGTCCCGGCCCAGCCGTTGCCTGAGGAAGGCAATACGGTTCCAACTCGTATCAGTGTCGCAGAAGCACGGAGTCTCCCGGCTGGCAAAGTCGTGACCTTAGAGGGTGTTGTGACGACAGAACCAGGTGCATTCGGTGGTCAAGCCTTTTACATGCAGGATGAAAGTGGCGGTATTTATGTATATCAGAACCAAAGCGGCTTTCACCAAGGGGATCGAGTAAAGCTTACAGCAAGCTTGGCACTGTATAATAGTGAGCTAGAGTTAACCGATCCAGTGGCAATTGAAAAAACGGGAGAAGGACAACTTCCGGAAGCTGTACAAGTCACCGAACTCAGTGATGCGAACCAAGGACAGTTGGTCGAGCTTCCTACGGCAATGATTCGTAATGTGATAGACGCCACTCCCGTAGGTTCGTTTGAATTTGATGCAGTATCTGGTGAAGTAAGTCACCATGTGCGCGTCGATGCACGTACAGGCTTAACTCGGACATCTTTTCCATATCAAGAAGGACAGCAAGTGAAGCTGAAGGGAATTTCGGCGATTTTCAAAGGGAATTATCAGTTAAAACCGCGTGGACTGGATGATTTTTCATCTCAGACAGGCGCAGCTTTGCAGGAAGTAGAGCTTTCAATGGATCAAACGACCCTCAACATTGGGGACACGGCAGCGACACATCTCAAGGGTACGCTGACAGATGGCAGCGAAGCTGATTTAAGCCGCGCTTCTGTTCAGTATATCAGCAGTCATGAATCCGTTTCGCTGGATACGTATGGAGAACTTAAGGCCCTAAAAGAGGGGAGCGCGGAGATTACAGCCAGCGTCACCTTGGACGGTAAAACGGTCGTATCCAATCCTGTAACCGTTAGAGTCGAAAAGACTGCTGTAGGTGAAGTGCCGGGTAAACCTGTGCTGTCGCATGATAACGGGCAGGACACCGGGCTGAAGGATGGCAACTACAACATCACCATGAATCTGTGGTGGGGTACGAATGGTGATGAACTCAAGTTGTACGAAAACGACAAGCTGATTGGCACCCAATCGTTGCAAGCCGCTTCCCCTGGAGCACAGCATGCAGTCATTCCTGTTACAGGCAAGACCAATGGTATCTACACGTATACTGCAGAACTGATCAACGCTTCTGGTAAAACGACCAGCGATCCGTTAACTGTCGAAGTGACCGATGCTTCCCCTAGCATTCCAGTGCTGTCTCATGACAATTGGGACGGTGACGGCACCTACACCCTTACAATGAACATGTGGTGGGGCACGAATGCGACAAAATACAACTTATATGAAAATGGAAAACTGATCGATGCCCAGGATTTTCTAAGCCAAAGCCCGCAGGCTCAAAGTGCAGTCACCAACATCCAAAATCAAAAGCCGGGTACATATGAGTATCGGGCCGAGTTAGTCAATGCTTCAGGAGAAGTTTCTAGTCAAACGATAAGTGTAGAAGTAAAGGGCCATTAA
- the greA gene encoding transcription elongation factor GreA, protein MSNEEVLLTKEGLAKLEDELKELKTVKRKELAERLKLAISYGDLKENSEYHSAKDDQAFMETRILILEKMLTKARVVDESNLDLRTVSIGSTVILNDIEFSEKMEYKIVSPAEADVLDNKISYESPLGKALLGKEVGSIIHVDAPMAVIKYELLEIKLT, encoded by the coding sequence ATGTCGAATGAAGAAGTATTGTTAACTAAAGAGGGATTGGCCAAGCTGGAGGATGAGCTTAAGGAACTGAAGACCGTAAAACGCAAGGAGCTAGCCGAACGCCTTAAGTTGGCTATCAGCTACGGCGATTTGAAAGAAAATAGTGAGTATCACTCAGCCAAGGACGACCAAGCGTTTATGGAAACCCGCATTCTCATATTGGAGAAGATGCTGACCAAAGCCCGGGTCGTGGATGAGAGTAATTTAGACCTTAGAACCGTTAGTATCGGATCGACTGTCATTCTGAATGACATCGAATTTTCAGAGAAGATGGAATACAAAATTGTAAGTCCTGCTGAGGCGGATGTTCTTGATAACAAAATTTCCTATGAAAGTCCTTTAGGCAAGGCACTTTTGGGAAAAGAAGTGGGCAGTATCATTCATGTGGATGCACCCATGGCTGTAATTAAATATGAGCTGCTTGAAATTAAGCTCACATAG
- a CDS encoding transcription repressor NadR has translation MTESLKRSGTDRREQLLLWLKSESPLTGSELARRSSVSRQVIVQDISLLKASQEPILATSQGYIYMEPASQATPLASRIIVCKHRPEQTEEELKLIVDYGVSVQDVIVEHPVYGDLTAPIRVGTRKEVDDFIRKISSTQATYLSQLTGGIHLHTLNASDEDKINDACAALEQAGFLMTD, from the coding sequence TTGACTGAATCTTTAAAACGGTCAGGTACGGATCGCCGCGAACAGCTACTATTGTGGCTCAAGAGCGAATCACCACTGACCGGGAGCGAACTGGCACGCAGATCCTCCGTCTCCCGACAAGTAATTGTCCAGGATATTTCCCTGTTAAAAGCAAGCCAAGAGCCTATCCTTGCAACAAGTCAAGGATACATTTATATGGAGCCTGCGAGTCAGGCAACTCCCTTAGCCTCACGTATTATTGTGTGTAAACATCGACCTGAACAGACAGAAGAGGAACTAAAGCTGATTGTGGACTACGGTGTAAGTGTGCAGGATGTTATTGTTGAGCATCCAGTATACGGGGATCTGACTGCTCCGATACGGGTTGGAACTCGCAAGGAAGTGGACGATTTTATCCGTAAAATCAGCTCCACCCAGGCCACTTATTTGTCCCAGCTGACGGGAGGCATCCACCTGCATACCTTGAATGCCTCGGACGAAGATAAAATTAATGATGCCTGCGCTGCATTGGAGCAAGCGGGCTTCCTAATGACGGACTAA
- a CDS encoding IscS subfamily cysteine desulfurase produces the protein MIYLDYAASTPMCGEALNMYNVLNKEMFGNASSLHDAGGQAAYTLDYSRQRIANMIGGQKEGIYFTTGGTESNMLVVQSILNGLPQHKKHWIMSALEHHSMYNLATLLERQGYELTIVQPDREGRMTRETLLPHLREDTGLVSVQHANSETGLVQDLAALSPLLREWGILLHSDAVQTFGNIRVDVESMGVDALSVSSHKVYGPKGVGAAYLKPGTPWRPVYPDTLHENGFRPGTVNVPGIAAFVVAAEMMTEQMESHQERYTTLRRHFITKIQERSIPLRWAVQESENKAVLHHIVGCFFHGYEGQYVMLECNRRGVCISTGSACAAGHHDPSPALQALGASGREALQFIRVSFGRTTTIEELNVLVDILTDLTHRKERSLSR, from the coding sequence GTGATTTATCTGGACTATGCCGCTTCCACACCTATGTGTGGCGAAGCTTTAAATATGTATAACGTATTAAATAAGGAAATGTTCGGAAATGCCAGCAGTCTCCATGATGCGGGCGGTCAAGCAGCCTATACGCTAGATTACAGCAGGCAACGAATAGCAAATATGATTGGCGGGCAAAAGGAAGGCATCTATTTTACAACAGGGGGAACAGAATCCAATATGTTGGTTGTGCAATCGATCCTGAACGGGTTGCCGCAGCATAAAAAGCATTGGATCATGAGCGCTTTGGAACACCACTCGATGTACAACCTTGCTACTTTGCTGGAACGTCAGGGCTATGAACTGACCATTGTGCAACCGGATCGGGAAGGACGAATGACTCGCGAAACTCTTTTACCTCACCTGAGAGAAGACACCGGACTTGTCTCCGTACAACACGCTAATTCGGAAACGGGACTGGTTCAGGACCTTGCTGCCTTATCTCCCCTGCTACGCGAATGGGGTATTTTGCTGCACAGTGATGCGGTACAGACATTTGGGAATATTCGCGTAGATGTAGAATCCATGGGAGTAGATGCACTCTCTGTATCAAGCCATAAAGTGTATGGCCCCAAAGGTGTCGGTGCTGCATATCTCAAACCCGGAACCCCATGGCGTCCCGTGTACCCTGATACACTACATGAAAACGGATTTCGTCCTGGAACGGTTAATGTTCCCGGGATTGCAGCCTTTGTCGTGGCGGCAGAAATGATGACCGAACAGATGGAGTCGCATCAGGAGCGATATACTACCCTGAGAAGACACTTTATTACGAAAATTCAGGAAAGATCCATTCCGTTACGTTGGGCCGTACAGGAAAGCGAGAATAAAGCAGTGCTTCATCATATCGTAGGATGTTTTTTTCACGGTTACGAGGGACAATATGTTATGCTGGAATGTAATCGCAGAGGTGTCTGTATATCAACTGGAAGCGCATGTGCTGCCGGACACCACGATCCTTCGCCTGCCTTACAGGCGCTTGGAGCATCCGGCCGTGAAGCGTTACAATTTATCCGTGTTTCTTTCGGAAGAACGACCACCATCGAGGAATTGAATGTATTGGTAGATATTTTGACAGACCTGACGCATCGAAAAGAAAGGAGCTTATCCCGTTGA
- the nadA gene encoding quinolinate synthase NadA has translation MSMLDVLQGNRGLMPEHYKTLTVADMEQRVAELKQKWGPKLLIPGHHYQKDEVIQFADITGDSLQLAQLAAQNQEAEFIVFCGVHFMAETADMLTTDRQTVVLPDMRAGCSMADMANVEQTERAWKHLQELVGDTIIPLTYVNSTAEIKAFVGRHGGATVTSSNAKQVLEWALKQKERILFLPDQHLGRNTAYDLGIPLNEMAVWNPMTDQLETEQDPATVKIILWKGHCSVHEKFTVDHIRNVRERDKNIRVIVHPECSYEVVQLADCAGSTKFIIDTIRAAEPGTQWAVGTEMNLVQRIKQQYPEQQIESLNPDMCPCLTMNRIDLPHLLWAMEQFDRGEPVGVIRVDAQIRQDAVLALNRMLAIR, from the coding sequence ATGTCTATGCTTGACGTTTTACAAGGAAATCGAGGGCTTATGCCAGAGCATTATAAGACACTGACGGTTGCTGACATGGAGCAGCGAGTGGCCGAGCTGAAACAAAAATGGGGACCCAAGCTGCTCATACCGGGCCATCACTATCAAAAGGACGAGGTTATTCAATTTGCTGATATAACAGGAGACTCTCTACAGCTTGCTCAATTGGCTGCACAAAATCAGGAAGCGGAGTTTATTGTATTTTGTGGGGTACATTTTATGGCGGAGACAGCGGATATGCTGACTACTGATCGACAGACTGTTGTCCTGCCGGATATGCGTGCAGGCTGCTCGATGGCAGATATGGCGAATGTGGAGCAGACAGAACGAGCATGGAAGCATTTACAGGAGTTGGTAGGAGATACGATCATTCCGTTAACGTATGTAAATTCCACAGCAGAGATCAAAGCCTTTGTAGGACGGCATGGCGGGGCTACCGTGACTTCTTCGAATGCTAAGCAAGTGCTGGAGTGGGCGCTGAAGCAAAAGGAACGTATTTTGTTTCTGCCGGATCAGCATTTAGGTCGCAATACAGCTTACGATCTTGGAATTCCGCTAAATGAAATGGCCGTGTGGAATCCAATGACCGATCAGCTTGAGACTGAACAGGACCCGGCAACTGTAAAAATTATTTTATGGAAAGGACATTGCTCTGTTCATGAAAAGTTTACAGTAGATCACATTCGCAATGTCCGCGAGCGTGATAAGAACATCCGGGTCATCGTTCACCCCGAATGCTCTTATGAGGTCGTACAGCTCGCAGATTGCGCGGGCTCCACAAAATTCATCATCGATACCATTCGCGCGGCAGAGCCGGGAACCCAATGGGCTGTTGGCACAGAAATGAATCTCGTGCAACGAATCAAGCAGCAGTACCCTGAACAGCAGATTGAATCGCTCAATCCCGATATGTGTCCCTGTCTGACCATGAACCGGATCGATCTTCCCCATTTGCTGTGGGCAATGGAGCAGTTTGATCGGGGTGAGCCTGTGGGTGTGATTCGTGTGGATGCTCAGATCAGACAGGATGCTGTACTAGCATTGAATCGTATGCTTGCTATCCGTTAA
- a CDS encoding PQQ-binding-like beta-propeller repeat protein — MRKTIHSTLFTGLAVASIGLPLISGGFAEKASAEPSAVSMSNGAYSTSIQAPVIKPSWSFPVIPIDRNRYPDQAVTIAENGKVFAVDSNHRLVALEASSGRKLWQYGDQLTPVLTYNKGIIYGMTRSGSIYAVTEAGKKVWSTPLGFTEAYRIQRIGPTIYIMQSVQTAAIDAVSGKVKWKISEDKNSYSGLGEIMETDGVLIRNYNVQGSLTFEQINAYDAKTGKKLWDSFRTSFPLAVKDGIVYSVANTFMIDDDPVNHKVTIAQYDLKTGKSKGDRQYRWTEPENKDGVYRSGGVYGSAFLYGKDLYVFQGETLASYDFWNYKPDSKPARKWAQNGYDQLVPLLSIHEGRMFYQDFSTSRLTAMKLSSGQFIHYDGDNPTVQADVFGKGVYVGQSDGVFHGYDLMSLKPVFAVNTGSRSFGPTLKSGGMIFIQSGNRLLGVKLPASLK, encoded by the coding sequence ATGAGAAAAACGATACATAGCACATTGTTTACAGGATTGGCGGTAGCCAGCATTGGGTTGCCCTTGATCAGCGGTGGATTCGCTGAAAAGGCAAGTGCAGAGCCGTCTGCGGTCTCTATGAGTAACGGCGCTTATAGCACCTCAATCCAAGCACCTGTGATCAAACCTTCCTGGTCTTTTCCCGTTATCCCAATCGATAGAAACCGATATCCAGATCAGGCGGTAACAATAGCGGAAAACGGTAAGGTATTCGCGGTTGACTCGAACCATAGACTGGTTGCCCTTGAGGCCAGTTCGGGTCGGAAATTGTGGCAATATGGTGATCAGCTTACCCCTGTTTTAACGTACAACAAAGGTATCATCTACGGAATGACACGAAGCGGTTCTATCTATGCCGTTACAGAAGCTGGCAAGAAAGTGTGGTCCACTCCGCTGGGATTTACTGAAGCATATCGTATTCAGCGCATTGGTCCGACTATATATATTATGCAATCGGTGCAAACGGCTGCCATTGATGCTGTCAGTGGCAAGGTGAAGTGGAAAATCAGTGAGGATAAGAACTCATACAGTGGTTTGGGCGAAATAATGGAAACTGACGGTGTGCTTATCCGCAACTATAATGTACAAGGCAGCCTGACCTTTGAACAGATTAATGCCTATGACGCTAAAACCGGCAAAAAGCTTTGGGACAGCTTTAGAACTTCCTTTCCACTGGCGGTTAAAGACGGAATCGTATACTCTGTAGCCAACACGTTTATGATTGATGATGACCCGGTAAACCATAAAGTTACGATCGCACAGTACGACCTCAAGACAGGTAAATCCAAAGGAGATCGTCAGTACCGCTGGACCGAGCCTGAAAATAAAGACGGTGTCTACCGATCTGGAGGTGTATATGGTTCTGCTTTTTTGTACGGCAAAGATCTTTATGTCTTTCAGGGAGAGACACTAGCTTCCTATGATTTTTGGAACTACAAGCCAGACAGCAAACCTGCTCGCAAGTGGGCGCAAAATGGCTATGATCAACTTGTTCCTTTATTGTCTATTCATGAAGGTCGCATGTTCTACCAAGATTTTAGTACATCCAGACTGACTGCTATGAAGCTGTCCTCAGGTCAATTCATTCATTACGACGGCGATAATCCGACCGTTCAAGCTGACGTATTCGGTAAAGGAGTCTACGTCGGGCAATCAGATGGCGTATTTCATGGCTATGATTTGATGAGCTTAAAGCCCGTGTTTGCTGTCAACACAGGCTCACGCTCCTTCGGTCCAACGCTCAAATCCGGTGGAATGATATTTATTCAAAGCGGAAACCGTCTGCTTGGCGTCAAGCTCCCTGCTTCTTTAAAATAA
- the yidC gene encoding membrane protein insertase YidC: MKRFKGFTFWGKKERIFGLMVVLAVVMLLSGCGANAAEINAQTPGFFNHYVVFPLSWLIQQLAQWFGGSFGLAIMTLTFIVRLALLPLMMRQTRAQQGMKRKMSAMQPDLDRIKKKYENKKDAASQQSMQQEMMSLYKEHQFNPLNIGCLPILIQLPILSGMYTAIRLTPELASHSFLWFRLGQPDWILAIVVAVVYLAQAKLSQLQMTPDQRKQFAIMGYLSPIMMAIFSFNAPSAMPLYWTVSGTFLLLQSLWFRRRYPIEEAESKVKIGEVTPT, encoded by the coding sequence ATGAAACGATTCAAGGGATTCACCTTTTGGGGTAAAAAAGAACGGATATTTGGATTAATGGTAGTGTTGGCGGTGGTCATGCTGCTGTCTGGTTGTGGTGCGAATGCTGCGGAGATAAATGCACAGACACCGGGATTTTTTAATCATTACGTGGTGTTCCCGCTTTCTTGGCTTATTCAGCAATTGGCGCAATGGTTTGGTGGAAGCTTTGGGCTGGCGATTATGACTTTGACATTTATTGTCCGGCTGGCCTTACTTCCTCTTATGATGCGTCAAACGCGTGCCCAGCAGGGGATGAAGCGCAAGATGAGCGCCATGCAGCCCGATTTGGACCGAATTAAGAAGAAGTATGAAAACAAAAAAGATGCCGCCAGCCAGCAGAGTATGCAGCAGGAAATGATGTCGCTTTACAAAGAGCATCAATTCAATCCGCTTAATATCGGTTGTCTGCCTATTCTCATTCAGCTCCCGATCTTGAGCGGTATGTACACTGCAATCCGCTTAACCCCGGAGCTGGCGTCTCACTCCTTCCTATGGTTCCGGCTCGGACAGCCGGACTGGATTTTGGCAATCGTCGTCGCAGTTGTATACTTGGCACAGGCCAAGCTTTCTCAGCTTCAGATGACGCCTGACCAGCGCAAGCAATTTGCGATCATGGGCTATCTTTCACCGATTATGATGGCGATCTTTTCCTTTAATGCCCCTTCTGCCATGCCATTATATTGGACAGTAAGCGGCACCTTTTTGCTGCTTCAGTCGCTGTGGTTCCGCAGACGCTATCCAATAGAGGAAGCAGAGAGTAAGGTTAAAATTGGAGAAGTCACACCAACCTAA